TCAATAAAGTCTTAAAGGTGTCCTCTTTTATCCTCTCCAACAAAAAAACTTCCACCTTTCCTGAGGTTTTTTCTCTCAAACCGAATAACCTGGCTGGAATGACCTTGGTGTCGTTTAACACCAAAGTATCACCTTCTCTAAAGCACTGGGTTATGTCGCTAAATTTACTGTGGGAAATTTTCCCAGAGGAACGTTCCAAAACAAGCAGACGCGAATCGTCGCGCCTATCAAGCGGAAACTGAGCAATCAATTCTTTGGGTAAATGATAATCAAACTCAGAAATATGCATTTGTAAAATTACTGATTACGGGTTACCGATTACCGATTACGGACTTTATTTCTGTTCCCGGATAATAAAACCTTAAAATCTCTTCTGACTTATAACCTTTAATTGCCATGAAATACGCTCCCCATTGACAAAGCCCTACTCCGTGTCCCCAGCCATAACCGCGAAAAACTGCCCCATCGGATTCGAGTTCCACCTCGAAATTTGTACTTCTAATGACCTGGGGGTCAAAAATCTGGCGGAATTCTTTGGCGGCAATCTCAAATTTACCGTTCTCCGCAATGACATTTAATTTCCTTATCCGTCCACTGGCATTTTTTTCTTTAGGAACAATACCCAGAATTTTCCCCGAAATATAATATCCATTAGCACTCAACTTCTCCTTCAGTTCCTTCATAGAAATAAACCTCTCCCACAAATAATGTGGAGATTGATAACAGAAATCACACTTTACTCCCTTCAGTGGAGGAATATCAATATTCCATAGCTCTGAAGCATCTTCGGTCGCCCCTCCGCAAGTAGCATGGAAATAAGCAGGAAATAGTTCCCCTTTATAAATAAGGACTTTTCCTTTTGTAAGATTTACAGCACGAGTAGTGCGGTATCTCTCTGCATTCCTCCCCCCATAAACTTGAGAATAAAAATCACTGGTTAAATCATAATCTTTATTTTTATTTATCCTCTGTTGATATAGAGCATAGGTACGAGAAGCAATTGCGTGGGCTTTAAGTGCTTCCATGGGCCAATACAATGAAACTTCATGACAAAGTACTCCATAAAGATACTCCTCAAGTTCAACGTGATTAATGACAAGGAGTTTTAAACCCTCAGTTTTTAAAATATCTATCTCACCTCTATATTTTCTTCCATTTATAACAACCTCTCCTTTTTTTCTCAAAGGTTTAATCTTTATACCAGAAACCTTATAATACCGTTCTCCAATCTTTAATCCTTCCACTGAAGGAAAAACCTTTGCTTTCTTTAAGTAAGAAACTACTTCTATCAATCCAGAATTATTTAATTGTTCTATACTACAGCTCTCATGAAAAGAAATTTCTACGGTAGGAACGTTAT
The Candidatus Omnitrophota bacterium DNA segment above includes these coding regions:
- a CDS encoding SpoIID/LytB domain-containing protein translates to MKNFFLFLLLIIKSDLTFAQEEASPIILRVAVFNNVPTVEISFHESCSIEQLNNSGLIEVVSYLKKAKVFPSVEGLKIGERYYKVSGIKIKPLRKKGEVVINGRKYRGEIDILKTEGLKLLVINHVELEEYLYGVLCHEVSLYWPMEALKAHAIASRTYALYQQRINKNKDYDLTSDFYSQVYGGRNAERYRTTRAVNLTKGKVLIYKGELFPAYFHATCGGATEDASELWNIDIPPLKGVKCDFCYQSPHYLWERFISMKELKEKLSANGYYISGKILGIVPKEKNASGRIRKLNVIAENGKFEIAAKEFRQIFDPQVIRSTNFEVELESDGAVFRGYGWGHGVGLCQWGAYFMAIKGYKSEEILRFYYPGTEIKSVIGNR